In one Cardiocondyla obscurior isolate alpha-2009 linkage group LG17, Cobs3.1, whole genome shotgun sequence genomic region, the following are encoded:
- the Nup54 gene encoding nuclear pore complex protein Nup54 isoform X1: MSFGSGFGASTSTPAPTFAFGTTPASTATPVKPVAGFGTPSFGFSTPTTSTPSLFGTPSTQTTGFGAGTGFGSPAATGFGSIPSTGFGSTPTFGTASTSAFGSAPAFGTPASSAPTGFGTNSTFGSTPASTTGFGTFGTATTTSALNFGGFGGFGTTTTTSAPGLFGGFGTAGIPSTGFGTSTGFGTFGGKPATTSAGFGGFGTGTSFTGFGTGLALPQQQQQQQQQQQQQPTNTASEALYNAVFNCQLYNDERDNTIARWNLIQALWGTGKAYYSTNAPPIDLTQENSLCRFKAIGYSRIPDADNNDGLVVLCFNKKEKDIQDGKQQLITFLNGLLGNKPNLTITVDNVKATGENKSQVTIYVSEKGITGSYRKIPANELVAYLSQVMQKQQLVQNGVEDVFPLVKLDPSQLKEYLDNPPCAIDARLWKQAQLDNPNPELYIPVPMVGFQQVKHRLKCQEEETARHRAFLDMAAEKIQGLQRQHTATQARLKEHRRTLLELQHRVLQVLVRQEITRKVGLSLQPEEEVLTRRFEAMHSQISAPTQYKGRISEMLSQLRMRRHIDIQNQERYTMDPIAQDDIKTYLSMEQQGMAQLISTINADLESLKVIKDGMSELLLSQSIS; the protein is encoded by the exons ttgcAGGATTCGGAACGCCTTCATTTGGATTTAGTACACCAACCACTTCAACACCAAGTCTGTTTGGTACACCATCGACACAGACCACTGGATTTGGTGCTGGCACTGGATTTGGTTCTCCAGCAGCCACTGGTTTTGGCAGCATACCAAGCACAGGTTTTGGATCCACGCCTACGTTCGGCACCGCGTCAACCAGTGCTTTTGGCTCGGCACCAGCTTTCGGTACCCCGGCCTCTTCCGCACCCACTGGATTTGGTACAAATTCGACATTTGGAAGCACCCCTGCTTCCACAACTGGTTTCGGTACTTTTGGAACAGCTACAACAACGTCAGCTTTGAATTTTGGGGGTTTTGGTGGATTTGGCACGACTACCACTACGTCTGCTCCCGGTTTATTTGGCGGATTTGGCACTGCCGGCATTCCTTCCACAGGTTTCGGTACGTCAACCGGTTTTGGTACATTTGGAGGTAAGCCGGCTACTACAAGTGCTGGATTCGGTGGATTTGGAACAG GGACAAGCTTTACTGGATTTGGTACTGGTCTGGCACTGCctcagcagcagcagcagcagcagcaacaacaacagcagcagcctACAAATACTGCATCAGAAGCTTTATATAATGCTGTGTTTAATTGCCAATTATATAACGACGAGCGAGATAATACCATTGCCAGGTGGAATCTTATTCAAGCGTTGTGGGGTACAGGAAAGGCTTATTATTCCACAAATGCTCCACCGATAGATCTTACTCAAGAAAATTCGTTATGCAGATTTAAAGCTATTGGATACAGTCGCATACCTGATGCCGATAACAATGATGGTTTAGTAGTATTGTGttttaataagaaagaaaaagatatacaaGATGGAAAGCAAcaattaataacatttcttAACGGTTTGTTGGGGAATAAGCCTAATTTGACGATAACGGTGGATAACGTCAAAGCAACAGGGGAAAATAAAAGTCAAGTAACAATATATGTGTCGGAGAAAGGAATTACCGGTTCTTATAGAAAAATTCCCGCTAATGAATTAGTTGCGTACCTGTCGCAGGTTATGCAAAAACAACAATTAGTACAGAATGGAGTTGAAGATGTTTTTCCTCTTGTAAAACTTGATCCGTCGCAGctaaaagaatatttagaCAATCCGCCTTGCGCAATTGATGCCAGATTATGGAAACAAGCGCAATTAGACAATCCCAATCCAGAACTGTACATTCCAGTTCCTATGGTTGGCTTTCAGCAAGTTAAGCACAGGCTGAAGTGTCAGGAAGAGGAAACTGCTAGACATAGAGCATTTTTGGATATGGCGGCTGAAAAAATTCAAGGTCTGCAAAGACAACATACGGCTACGCAGGCTCGGCTTAAAGAACATAGGCGTACATTGTTAGAACTTCAACATAGAGTTTTACAG gtGTTAGTACGGCAGGAGATCACGCGAAAAGTTGGATTATCTTTACAACCGGAAGAAGAGGTTTTGACACGAAGATTTGAAGCGATGCATTCACAAATCAGTGCTCCAACACAATACAAAGGTAGAATTAGTGAAATGCTCTCACAGCTCAGAATGAGGCGACATATTGATATTCAAAATCAAGAAAGATATACAATGGACCCTATAGCACAGGATGACATTAAaacg tatttaagTATGGAGCAGCAAGGAATGGCGCAGCTTATTTCGACAATAAATGCCGATTTAGAAAGTTTAAAAGTCATTAAGGATGGGATGTCAGAACTTTTACTGAGCCAAAGTATATCTTGA
- the Etl1 gene encoding SWI/SNF-related matrix-associated actin-dependent regulator of chromatin subfamily A containing DEAD/H box 1 homolog isoform X2 — MSECTVPSPTKTDTSSSSLLRRFRFQKKQTRTVNMSDEDSNLVTRDVRRKPVNRIEDSDSDIGSPSKSSSDCNANDEENKLKYLTSLYPQSDKHIQEVLKKTNWNVEEAEEELKKNRKRTLKGSRKTNKKKRKKLSVDEEVDIDSDEEDYNKDKVFNSDEDSDIEISNELTGDKKAVLDFMQTALPSELLLLPQCSQKRVRAIISVRPFEDWRDLVNKFQNIKYLDTELLNAAQVLLSTRHVVELLMKKCLRLSTNMEKAVAAGASAITQQPKLLSPDLSLAPYQMVGLNWLAVLHAQNVNGILADEMGLGKTVQVIAFLTYLKEAGLLDEKDGPHLIVVPSSTMENWLDELERWSPTLKVVQYYGSQDERREMRMGWRNGDLDDVDILLTTYSLVCSTPEERRLFRVMPLNYVIFDEAHMLKNMSSIRYENLVRITAKHRILLTGTPLQNNLLELISLLIFVMPSLFAGKQSDLKSLFSKNPKLGDKKNGEQPMFEREQVKNAKEIMRPFVLRRLKVEVLRDLPNKKDEIIRCPLIEKQQSMYNKLVAQFSAQANEITDVNGTGMMMQLRKLANHPLLIRDYYDEEKLKAIASRLAKESGYKQKNPEYVFEELIWTSDYQINQLTRTYKSIAGFGLPQELIPQSGKLRELDKLLPQMKEEGHRVLIFSQFTMVLDVLEEYLSIRGHTFFRLDGNTPVPERQTLINEYTHDPNIFIFLLSTKAGGLGINLTAADTVIIHDIDFNPYNDKQAEDRCHRVGQNKPVSIIRLLGENTIEENMYEIAQEKLHLEQQITGNEENENADKKSVLKLLKMTIGQDAHNKSISPIKNGTNKGADIIGNGENFYK; from the exons ATGTCCGAATGCACCGTGCCGAGCCCAACAAAAACGGATACGAGCAGCTCCAGCCTCCTGCGGCGGTTCCGATttcaaaaaaaacaaacaaggACCGTGAATATGT CTGACGAGGACAGTAACCTGGTAACTCGCGACGTACGCCGAAAGCCCGTAAATCGCATCGAGGACAGTGACAGCGATATCGGCAGTCCATCCAAGTCGAGTTCGGATTGTAATGCGAATGATGAAGAGAATAAGCTGAAGTACCTGACATCTTTGTATCCACAAAGTGATAAG cATATACAAGAAGTACTTAAAAAAACCAATTGGAATGTTGAAGAAGCTGAGGAAgagctgaaaaaaaatagaaagagaacTTTAAAGGGATCAAGAAAGACAaacaaaaagaagagaaaaaagctGAGTGTAGATGAGGAAGTAGATATTGACTCAGATGAGGAAGATTATAACAAAGATAAAGTGTTTAATAG TGATGAGGATTCAGATATAGAAATATCTAACGAGCTCACTGGTGATAAAAAGGCAGTTTTGGACTTTATGCAAACTGCACTGCCTTCAGAACTGCTTTTGCTGCCTCAGTGTTCTCAAAAGCGAGTACGTGCGATTATAAGTGTAAGACCGTTTGAGGATTGGAGAGACttagtaaataaatttcaaaatataaagTACTTGGACACAGAGCTATTAAATGCAGCACAG gTATTGCTGTCTACACGTCATGTGGTAGAACTTCTCATGAAAAAATGCCTTCGCTTATCCACCAACATGGAAAAAGCAGTGGCTGCTGGTGCATCGGCTATAACACAACAGCCGAAATTATTATCGCCAGATTTATCATTAGCCCCGTATCAAATGGTCGGTCTAAATTGGCTTGCTGTTTTGCACGCGCAAAATGTAAATGGTATATTAGCCGATGAGATGGGATTAGGAAAAACGGTACAAGTAATAGCATTTTTGACTTATCTGAAAGAAGCTGGTCTTCTCGACGAAAAAGACGGGCCTCATTTAATTGTCGTTCCTAGTTCGACCATGg AAAACTGGTTGGATGAATTGGAAAGATGGTCACCTACCTTGAAAGTTGTGCAGTATTACGGCTCTCAAGATGAACGAAGAGAGATGCGAATGGGCTGGCGAAATGGTGATCTTGATGAcgttgatattttattaactacgTATAGTTTAGTCTGCAGTACTCCAGAGGAACGCAGATTATTCCGCGTTATGCCTctaaattatgttatttttgaCGAAGCTCACATGCTCAAGAATATGAGCAGTATTCGATATGAGAATCTTGTTAGAATCACT gcAAAGCatcgaattttattaactGGCACAcctctacaaaataatttattggaattaatatctttgttaATATTCGTAATGCCTTCATTATTTGCTGGAAAACAAAGTGATTTAAAAAGTCTGTTTTCCAAAAATCCT aaattaggCGATAAAAAGAACGGAGAACAACCGATGTTCGAAAGAGAACAAGttaagaatgcaaaagaaattatgcgACCGTTTGTTTTGCGACGGCTTAAAGTTGAAGTCTTACGCGACTTGCCCAAcaaaaaagatgaaataatACGATGCCCTTTAATCGAAAAGCAGCAAAGTATGTACAACAAATTGGTCGCGCAATTTTCAGCACAGGCCAACGAAATTACGGATGTAAATGGTACTGGTATGATGATGCAATTGAGGAAACTCGCCAATCACCCCCTTCTCATACGTGATTATTACGAtgaggaaaaattaaag GCCATAGCCAGTAGATTAGCGAAGGAATCAGGgtacaaacaaaaaaatccaGAGTACGTCTTTGAAGAGTTGATATGGACGTCTgattatcaaataaatcaaTTGACTCGTACGTACAAAAGTATAGCGGGATTTGGCTTACCTCAGGAACTTATTCCTCAATCTGGTAAATTGAGAGAACTCGACAAGCTGCTACCACAAATGAAAGAGGAAGGTCATAGAGTGCTCATTTTTAGCCAGTTTACTATGGTATTAGACGTACTTGAAGAATACTTATCTATTAGAGGACATACATTTTTCAG GCTAGATGGAAACACACCTGTACCTGAAAGACAAACTCTTATAAATGAGTATACTCACGATCcaaatatattcatatttttattatcaacaAAAGCCGGGGGTTTAGGGATCAACTTAACTGCTGCCGATACAGTCATAATACACGATATAGATTTCAATCCCTATAACGATAAACAAGCAGAAGATCGATGTCATCGTGTGGGACAGAACAA ACCTGTATCTATAATAAGATTATTAGGCGAAAATACAATAGAAGAAAATATGTATGAGATAGCGCAAGAAAAATTGCATCTTGAACAACAAATTACTGGAAACgaag AAAATGAAAATGCGGATAAGAAGTCcgttttaaagttattaaaaatgactATAGGCCAGGATGCTCACAATAAATCTATTTCACCGATAAAAAATGGAACTAATAAAGGGGCCGATATAATAGGCAAtggagaaaatttttataaataa
- the Etl1 gene encoding SWI/SNF-related matrix-associated actin-dependent regulator of chromatin subfamily A containing DEAD/H box 1 homolog isoform X1, whose amino-acid sequence MSECTVPSPTKTDTSSSSLLRRFRFQKKQTRTVNMSDEDSNLVTRDVRRKPVNRIEDSDSDIGSPSKSSSDCNANDEENKLKYLTSLYPQSDKVHIQEVLKKTNWNVEEAEEELKKNRKRTLKGSRKTNKKKRKKLSVDEEVDIDSDEEDYNKDKVFNSDEDSDIEISNELTGDKKAVLDFMQTALPSELLLLPQCSQKRVRAIISVRPFEDWRDLVNKFQNIKYLDTELLNAAQVLLSTRHVVELLMKKCLRLSTNMEKAVAAGASAITQQPKLLSPDLSLAPYQMVGLNWLAVLHAQNVNGILADEMGLGKTVQVIAFLTYLKEAGLLDEKDGPHLIVVPSSTMENWLDELERWSPTLKVVQYYGSQDERREMRMGWRNGDLDDVDILLTTYSLVCSTPEERRLFRVMPLNYVIFDEAHMLKNMSSIRYENLVRITAKHRILLTGTPLQNNLLELISLLIFVMPSLFAGKQSDLKSLFSKNPKLGDKKNGEQPMFEREQVKNAKEIMRPFVLRRLKVEVLRDLPNKKDEIIRCPLIEKQQSMYNKLVAQFSAQANEITDVNGTGMMMQLRKLANHPLLIRDYYDEEKLKAIASRLAKESGYKQKNPEYVFEELIWTSDYQINQLTRTYKSIAGFGLPQELIPQSGKLRELDKLLPQMKEEGHRVLIFSQFTMVLDVLEEYLSIRGHTFFRLDGNTPVPERQTLINEYTHDPNIFIFLLSTKAGGLGINLTAADTVIIHDIDFNPYNDKQAEDRCHRVGQNKPVSIIRLLGENTIEENMYEIAQEKLHLEQQITGNEENENADKKSVLKLLKMTIGQDAHNKSISPIKNGTNKGADIIGNGENFYK is encoded by the exons ATGTCCGAATGCACCGTGCCGAGCCCAACAAAAACGGATACGAGCAGCTCCAGCCTCCTGCGGCGGTTCCGATttcaaaaaaaacaaacaaggACCGTGAATATGT CTGACGAGGACAGTAACCTGGTAACTCGCGACGTACGCCGAAAGCCCGTAAATCGCATCGAGGACAGTGACAGCGATATCGGCAGTCCATCCAAGTCGAGTTCGGATTGTAATGCGAATGATGAAGAGAATAAGCTGAAGTACCTGACATCTTTGTATCCACAAAGTGATAAGGTA cATATACAAGAAGTACTTAAAAAAACCAATTGGAATGTTGAAGAAGCTGAGGAAgagctgaaaaaaaatagaaagagaacTTTAAAGGGATCAAGAAAGACAaacaaaaagaagagaaaaaagctGAGTGTAGATGAGGAAGTAGATATTGACTCAGATGAGGAAGATTATAACAAAGATAAAGTGTTTAATAG TGATGAGGATTCAGATATAGAAATATCTAACGAGCTCACTGGTGATAAAAAGGCAGTTTTGGACTTTATGCAAACTGCACTGCCTTCAGAACTGCTTTTGCTGCCTCAGTGTTCTCAAAAGCGAGTACGTGCGATTATAAGTGTAAGACCGTTTGAGGATTGGAGAGACttagtaaataaatttcaaaatataaagTACTTGGACACAGAGCTATTAAATGCAGCACAG gTATTGCTGTCTACACGTCATGTGGTAGAACTTCTCATGAAAAAATGCCTTCGCTTATCCACCAACATGGAAAAAGCAGTGGCTGCTGGTGCATCGGCTATAACACAACAGCCGAAATTATTATCGCCAGATTTATCATTAGCCCCGTATCAAATGGTCGGTCTAAATTGGCTTGCTGTTTTGCACGCGCAAAATGTAAATGGTATATTAGCCGATGAGATGGGATTAGGAAAAACGGTACAAGTAATAGCATTTTTGACTTATCTGAAAGAAGCTGGTCTTCTCGACGAAAAAGACGGGCCTCATTTAATTGTCGTTCCTAGTTCGACCATGg AAAACTGGTTGGATGAATTGGAAAGATGGTCACCTACCTTGAAAGTTGTGCAGTATTACGGCTCTCAAGATGAACGAAGAGAGATGCGAATGGGCTGGCGAAATGGTGATCTTGATGAcgttgatattttattaactacgTATAGTTTAGTCTGCAGTACTCCAGAGGAACGCAGATTATTCCGCGTTATGCCTctaaattatgttatttttgaCGAAGCTCACATGCTCAAGAATATGAGCAGTATTCGATATGAGAATCTTGTTAGAATCACT gcAAAGCatcgaattttattaactGGCACAcctctacaaaataatttattggaattaatatctttgttaATATTCGTAATGCCTTCATTATTTGCTGGAAAACAAAGTGATTTAAAAAGTCTGTTTTCCAAAAATCCT aaattaggCGATAAAAAGAACGGAGAACAACCGATGTTCGAAAGAGAACAAGttaagaatgcaaaagaaattatgcgACCGTTTGTTTTGCGACGGCTTAAAGTTGAAGTCTTACGCGACTTGCCCAAcaaaaaagatgaaataatACGATGCCCTTTAATCGAAAAGCAGCAAAGTATGTACAACAAATTGGTCGCGCAATTTTCAGCACAGGCCAACGAAATTACGGATGTAAATGGTACTGGTATGATGATGCAATTGAGGAAACTCGCCAATCACCCCCTTCTCATACGTGATTATTACGAtgaggaaaaattaaag GCCATAGCCAGTAGATTAGCGAAGGAATCAGGgtacaaacaaaaaaatccaGAGTACGTCTTTGAAGAGTTGATATGGACGTCTgattatcaaataaatcaaTTGACTCGTACGTACAAAAGTATAGCGGGATTTGGCTTACCTCAGGAACTTATTCCTCAATCTGGTAAATTGAGAGAACTCGACAAGCTGCTACCACAAATGAAAGAGGAAGGTCATAGAGTGCTCATTTTTAGCCAGTTTACTATGGTATTAGACGTACTTGAAGAATACTTATCTATTAGAGGACATACATTTTTCAG GCTAGATGGAAACACACCTGTACCTGAAAGACAAACTCTTATAAATGAGTATACTCACGATCcaaatatattcatatttttattatcaacaAAAGCCGGGGGTTTAGGGATCAACTTAACTGCTGCCGATACAGTCATAATACACGATATAGATTTCAATCCCTATAACGATAAACAAGCAGAAGATCGATGTCATCGTGTGGGACAGAACAA ACCTGTATCTATAATAAGATTATTAGGCGAAAATACAATAGAAGAAAATATGTATGAGATAGCGCAAGAAAAATTGCATCTTGAACAACAAATTACTGGAAACgaag AAAATGAAAATGCGGATAAGAAGTCcgttttaaagttattaaaaatgactATAGGCCAGGATGCTCACAATAAATCTATTTCACCGATAAAAAATGGAACTAATAAAGGGGCCGATATAATAGGCAAtggagaaaatttttataaataa
- the Nup54 gene encoding nuclear pore complex protein Nup54 isoform X2 yields MSFGSGFGASTSTPAPTFAFGTTPASTATPVKPGFGTPSFGFSTPTTSTPSLFGTPSTQTTGFGAGTGFGSPAATGFGSIPSTGFGSTPTFGTASTSAFGSAPAFGTPASSAPTGFGTNSTFGSTPASTTGFGTFGTATTTSALNFGGFGGFGTTTTTSAPGLFGGFGTAGIPSTGFGTSTGFGTFGGKPATTSAGFGGFGTGTSFTGFGTGLALPQQQQQQQQQQQQQPTNTASEALYNAVFNCQLYNDERDNTIARWNLIQALWGTGKAYYSTNAPPIDLTQENSLCRFKAIGYSRIPDADNNDGLVVLCFNKKEKDIQDGKQQLITFLNGLLGNKPNLTITVDNVKATGENKSQVTIYVSEKGITGSYRKIPANELVAYLSQVMQKQQLVQNGVEDVFPLVKLDPSQLKEYLDNPPCAIDARLWKQAQLDNPNPELYIPVPMVGFQQVKHRLKCQEEETARHRAFLDMAAEKIQGLQRQHTATQARLKEHRRTLLELQHRVLQVLVRQEITRKVGLSLQPEEEVLTRRFEAMHSQISAPTQYKGRISEMLSQLRMRRHIDIQNQERYTMDPIAQDDIKTYLSMEQQGMAQLISTINADLESLKVIKDGMSELLLSQSIS; encoded by the exons GATTCGGAACGCCTTCATTTGGATTTAGTACACCAACCACTTCAACACCAAGTCTGTTTGGTACACCATCGACACAGACCACTGGATTTGGTGCTGGCACTGGATTTGGTTCTCCAGCAGCCACTGGTTTTGGCAGCATACCAAGCACAGGTTTTGGATCCACGCCTACGTTCGGCACCGCGTCAACCAGTGCTTTTGGCTCGGCACCAGCTTTCGGTACCCCGGCCTCTTCCGCACCCACTGGATTTGGTACAAATTCGACATTTGGAAGCACCCCTGCTTCCACAACTGGTTTCGGTACTTTTGGAACAGCTACAACAACGTCAGCTTTGAATTTTGGGGGTTTTGGTGGATTTGGCACGACTACCACTACGTCTGCTCCCGGTTTATTTGGCGGATTTGGCACTGCCGGCATTCCTTCCACAGGTTTCGGTACGTCAACCGGTTTTGGTACATTTGGAGGTAAGCCGGCTACTACAAGTGCTGGATTCGGTGGATTTGGAACAG GGACAAGCTTTACTGGATTTGGTACTGGTCTGGCACTGCctcagcagcagcagcagcagcagcaacaacaacagcagcagcctACAAATACTGCATCAGAAGCTTTATATAATGCTGTGTTTAATTGCCAATTATATAACGACGAGCGAGATAATACCATTGCCAGGTGGAATCTTATTCAAGCGTTGTGGGGTACAGGAAAGGCTTATTATTCCACAAATGCTCCACCGATAGATCTTACTCAAGAAAATTCGTTATGCAGATTTAAAGCTATTGGATACAGTCGCATACCTGATGCCGATAACAATGATGGTTTAGTAGTATTGTGttttaataagaaagaaaaagatatacaaGATGGAAAGCAAcaattaataacatttcttAACGGTTTGTTGGGGAATAAGCCTAATTTGACGATAACGGTGGATAACGTCAAAGCAACAGGGGAAAATAAAAGTCAAGTAACAATATATGTGTCGGAGAAAGGAATTACCGGTTCTTATAGAAAAATTCCCGCTAATGAATTAGTTGCGTACCTGTCGCAGGTTATGCAAAAACAACAATTAGTACAGAATGGAGTTGAAGATGTTTTTCCTCTTGTAAAACTTGATCCGTCGCAGctaaaagaatatttagaCAATCCGCCTTGCGCAATTGATGCCAGATTATGGAAACAAGCGCAATTAGACAATCCCAATCCAGAACTGTACATTCCAGTTCCTATGGTTGGCTTTCAGCAAGTTAAGCACAGGCTGAAGTGTCAGGAAGAGGAAACTGCTAGACATAGAGCATTTTTGGATATGGCGGCTGAAAAAATTCAAGGTCTGCAAAGACAACATACGGCTACGCAGGCTCGGCTTAAAGAACATAGGCGTACATTGTTAGAACTTCAACATAGAGTTTTACAG gtGTTAGTACGGCAGGAGATCACGCGAAAAGTTGGATTATCTTTACAACCGGAAGAAGAGGTTTTGACACGAAGATTTGAAGCGATGCATTCACAAATCAGTGCTCCAACACAATACAAAGGTAGAATTAGTGAAATGCTCTCACAGCTCAGAATGAGGCGACATATTGATATTCAAAATCAAGAAAGATATACAATGGACCCTATAGCACAGGATGACATTAAaacg tatttaagTATGGAGCAGCAAGGAATGGCGCAGCTTATTTCGACAATAAATGCCGATTTAGAAAGTTTAAAAGTCATTAAGGATGGGATGTCAGAACTTTTACTGAGCCAAAGTATATCTTGA